In Castanea sativa cultivar Marrone di Chiusa Pesio chromosome 6, ASM4071231v1, a single window of DNA contains:
- the LOC142638951 gene encoding NAC transcription factor 56, translating into MESTEMSQQPNLPPGFRFHPTDEELVVHYLKKKATSAPLPVSIIAEVDLYKFDPWELPAKATFGQHEWYFFSPRDRKYPNGARPNRAATSGYWKATGTDKPVLSSGSTQKVGVKKALVFYGGKPPKGIKTNWIMHEYRLIDNKPNNKPPGCDLGNKKNSLRLDDWVLCRIYKKNNTHRPMDHEREDSMDDMTGPIAPSISVSQQNMKLQFPKAGASYGSLLDQNLFEGMVSNDGINSAMSTQLASSSSMVPALGISNNFNMKRTLPSLYWNIDEEPSGPSSSKRLALDDNDESVTRTDGNASNSIASLLCQLPQTPSLHQQAMLGSVGDISLFRGPCHLPGLNWYS; encoded by the exons ATGGAGAGCACAGAGATGTCACAGCAGCCAAATCTGCCACCTGGGTTTCGTTTCCACCCCACAGATGAAGAGCTTGTGGTTCACTACCTCAAGAAAAAGGCCACCTCGGCTCCTCTTCCGGTTTCAATTATCGCTGAGGTTGATCTTTACAAATTTGATCCATGGGAACTACCAG CTAAGGCTACGTTTGGGCAGCATGAGTGGTACTTTTTTAGTCCAAGGGACCGGAAGTACCCGAATGGGGCGAGGCCGAACCGGGCAGCAACTTCAGGGTATTGGAAGGCTACAGGAACGGATAAGCCAGTGTTAAGCTCTGGGAGTACTCAGAAGGTTGGTGTAAAAAAGGCCCTTGTGTTCTATGGAGGAAAGCCTCCCAAGGGGATCAAGACCAATTGGATCATGCATGAGTACCGGTTGATTGATAACAAGCCTAATAATAAGCCTCCTGGGTGTGACTTAGGCAACAAGAAAAACTCTTTGAGG ctTGATGATTGGGTGCTATGTCGAATTTACAAAAAGAACAACACGCATAGACCTATGGATCATGAAAGGGAGGACTCGATGGATGACATGACTGGACCTATAGCACCTTCAATATCTGTGAGCCAACAAAATATGAAACTGCAATTTCCAAAGGCAGGCGCAAGCTACGGTTCACTGCTTGACCAGAATTTGTTTGAAGGGATGGTAAGCAATGATGGGATAAACTCTGCTATGTCAACCCAGTTAGCCTCTTCAAGTTCTATGGTTCCAGCCTTAGGAATCTCAAACAACTTCAACATGAAACGGACACTCCCTTCATTGTACTGGAATATTGATGAGGAGCCATCTGGGCCTTCATCGAGCAAGAGATTGGCTTTGGATGATAATGATGAAAGTGTGACGAGGACAGATGGGAATGCTTCTAATTCTATTGCCTCTCTGCTTTGCCAGCTTCCACAAACACCTTCATTGCATCAACAAGCAATGCTGGGGTCTGTTGGAGATATCAGTCTTTTTCGGGGACCTTGTCATCTTCCTGGATTGAACTGGTATTCTTAA